The following proteins come from a genomic window of Ilumatobacter coccineus YM16-304:
- a CDS encoding glycerophosphodiester phosphodiesterase family protein: MEGSGSVDLTRHPYLEHDGPIPFAHRGGTSSAPENTMASFEHAWSLGYRYLETDVHLTTDGELVSFHDPDLTRTCGIAKQIGEMSADEVAEARVGGEHPIPLMSDLFDRFPDARFNIDAKSEASVEPLAEMVRSRGLLDRVCLASFSYSRLQRLRRLLGPSLITNMSPPEIAPLRIVGRLPGSAPRIAQVPTSMKGIRIIDQRFMRHARRAGVDVHVWTINERSEMERLLDLGVDGIMTDETELLREVFIERGLWPT; the protein is encoded by the coding sequence CTGGAAGGCAGCGGGTCGGTCGATCTGACCAGACACCCGTACCTCGAGCACGACGGGCCGATCCCGTTCGCGCATCGCGGTGGCACATCGAGCGCGCCCGAGAACACGATGGCGTCGTTCGAGCACGCCTGGTCGCTCGGCTATCGCTATCTCGAAACCGACGTCCACCTCACCACCGACGGCGAGTTGGTCTCGTTCCACGACCCCGACCTGACGCGCACCTGCGGCATCGCCAAGCAGATCGGTGAGATGTCGGCCGACGAGGTCGCCGAGGCGCGCGTCGGCGGCGAGCACCCGATTCCGCTGATGAGCGATCTGTTCGACCGCTTCCCCGACGCCAGGTTCAACATCGACGCGAAGTCGGAGGCGTCGGTCGAACCGCTCGCCGAGATGGTCCGGTCGCGCGGCCTCCTCGACCGCGTGTGCCTCGCATCGTTCAGCTACTCGAGATTGCAGCGGCTCCGCCGTCTGCTCGGGCCGTCCCTCATCACCAACATGAGTCCGCCCGAGATCGCCCCGTTGCGCATCGTGGGACGACTCCCCGGCTCGGCGCCGCGCATCGCTCAGGTGCCGACGTCGATGAAGGGCATCCGCATCATCGACCAACGATTCATGCGCCACGCTCGGCGCGCCGGCGTCGACGTGCACGTGTGGACGATCAACGAACGGTCGGAGATGGAACGACTGCTCGATCTGGGCGTCGACGGCATCATGACCGACGAG